The window GTTTAGGCTTGGTAATCTCAACGGCATCGGGGCCGGATCAAATCCGGAATGGGGAATCGTTCACCTGCGTCTCTGCCAGTAGCACGTGGCGTTACGAACGGGGAGTCGAGTGCATACCAGGCGAATTGCATGACGTATTGCATCGGCGTCATGTTGGACGAGGGAATGATTTTCGCCTCGGACTCCCGTACGAATGCGGGCGTGGACAACTTCGCCAAGTTCTGCAAGATGACAGTATTCGAGCGCGCTGGCGACCGCGTTATTGTGCTGCTGAGTTCGGGAAACCTGGCCGGAACTCAGGCTGTCGTCAGCGTCTTGACGCAGCGTTGTGCCGACGGCGCCTCTGCGGCTAATCTTTTGGGTGCCCGGACCATGTTCGACGTTGTGAGTCTGGTCGCGGATGCGATGCGTGATATCGAGAAGCGCGACGCTGGGTACTTGGCCGAGAACAACATTCGCTTCAACGCGTCGTTCATCGTCGGTGGGCAGATCCGGGGCGAGCCGATCCGGCTGTTCCGGATCTATGCTGAGGGCAATTTCATCGAAGCCGGGATCGACACGCCCTTCTTTCAGACCGGTGAAACCAAGTACGGAAAGCCCATCCTCGACCGCGTGCTGACGCAACACACGCCCCTTGCAGATGCCACGAAATGTGTTCTGGTGTCGTTCGATTCGACCATGCGCAGCAATCTATCGGTGGGTATGCCGATCGACCTGATCTGCTACGAAAGAGACAGCCTCGAAGTGCAGTGGCGGCGGCGATTCGACGAGGGGGACCCCTATTTCACCACCCTCAGTCAACAGTGGGGCGAAGGTGTGCGGCAGGTGTTCCGCGATTTACCCGACTTACGCTGGTGACGGGTCGTCACGACGATGGATCGTGTCATCATCACCTGTGAACACGGCGGCAACCAGATCCCGACGTCCTATCGGCGGCTATTTCGAGAAAGTAAGGCGCTGCTGGATTCCCACCGCGGTTACGACCCCGGTTCGCTAACCATGGCGACGGCACTCGCCGATGCCTGCCGGGCGCCGCTGGTGGCGTCGACTACCAGCCGTCTGCTGATCGACCTCAATCGCTCGATCGGTCACCCACAACTCTTTTCGGCCGCGACACGCGGCACCCCGACAGCGACCCGGGCGCAGATCGTCGAACGCCATTACCAGCCCTACCGCGCGCAGGTTGAGCGTCTCGTCGGGCAAGCGGTGTCGCGCGGGCACCGCGTGATCCACATCTCGTCACACAGCTTCACCCCGGAGCTAGACGGCAAGGTGCGCAGCGCCGACGTAGGTTTGCTCTACCACCCCGGCCGGCGCGGGGAGGCCGAGATGTGCGCCCGCTGGAAGGAATCGCTCGCCGCATCCGCTCCGGAACTCCGCGTACGCCGCAATTACCCCTATGCCGGCAAAGGAGACGGGTTGACATCGCACCTGCGGCTGCGCTTCGCGCAGCGCGATTACGTCGGAATCGAACTGGAAATCAACCAGGCCATCGTCTTGGCCGCGGGCCGGCATTGGGCAGCGTTGCGGCGCGTGCTAATCGACTCGTTAGGCACCGCATGTGCCAGGTGAGCGCGCCATGAATAACGGCGTGCACCAAATAACACAAGTGAGAACACTTTTCACCACCCGCACCGGCAGCCATGCGCGACCTCACCTGGGCGACAGAGGGAACAACTGATGCAAATCCACGTCGGCTTCGAGATGATCTACGACTGTCCACAGCCCACCGCGATGATCTTCAACCTCAACGTCCACTTCACCCGAGTGTCTGATCTTGTCGGCCGTGACGAGCTGGTATTCGACCCGCCGGTCCCGATGGCGGCCTATCGCGACGGCTTCGGCAACTGGTGCACCCGCATCGTTGCACCCGCGGGCCGCACCCGCGTCATGGCCAATGCCATCGTCAACGACACTGGACTGCCCGACGTCATCGTCCCGGAGGCACAACAGATCCCGGTACCAGACCTGCCCGAGGACACGCTGGTCTTCCTACTCGGGAGCCGGTATTGCGAAACCGATCGGCTGTCTGAGACGGCGTGGAATCTCTTCGGGCAGGCACCGACGGGATGGGGCCGAGTTCAGGCAATCTGCGACTTCGTGCACCGACATGTCACGTTCGGCTATCAGCATGCGCGCAAGACCCGCACGGCGCTGGAGGCTTTCACCGACCGAGTCGGGGTCTGCCGTGATTTCACCCACCTTGCTGTTGCTTTCTGTCGCTGCATGAACATTCCCGCGCGCTACTGCACCGGGTATCTCGGTGACATCGGTGTGCCACCGGTGGACGAACCGATGGATTTCTCTGCCTGGTTTGAGGTGTTCCTCGGCGGGCGATGGCATACCTTCGACGCGCGGCACAACACGCCGCGCATCGGCAGGGTGCTGATCGCGCGTGGCCGCGACGCTGCTGACGTGGCGCTGAGCAATACCTTCGGCCCCTCCACATTGACCAGCTTCAGGGTTTGGACCGACGAAGTGCCCGCCGGTTAAGTCAAGCAGCGCTGCGCGGGCGGCAGGCATCGCCGCCGACCGGTGAGGGCGCGAACTCGTAACGGCCAACGTCGATACCTCTTCACCTGTGAGGCAAGAAATTTGAGCAGCCAGCAAGGCTGCTTGTCTCGAGGCGCTGTAAACGCTCCTGCCGTCAAGTGCTCGGATTTGGACGCTAGCGATTGTCCCTCATCGTGAGCAAGACAGCTTCGCTGATCCGCGCAGAGTGTTTGGCCACTGTCGCCGGTCAATTGAGTTGTCGCACAGAGGCTGCTCTCCGTGCGGTGCGACAGATAGATCCAACCTCGATGGTTTCCGGCTAGTCATTCTGGCACGACACGCATGATCCGCGGGGGCCGGCTCGGTGGTGGCAGCCGCCATCAGTGACGGCTGATAGCGACACGTCCTCTACGGTCCCGCGGCTGTGA is drawn from Candidatus Mycolicibacterium alkanivorans and contains these coding sequences:
- a CDS encoding peptidase translates to MDNFAKFCKMTVFERAGDRVIVLLSSGNLAGTQAVVSVLTQRCADGASAANLLGARTMFDVVSLVADAMRDIEKRDAGYLAENNIRFNASFIVGGQIRGEPIRLFRIYAEGNFIEAGIDTPFFQTGETKYGKPILDRVLTQHTPLADATKCVLVSFDSTMRSNLSVGMPIDLICYERDSLEVQWRRRFDEGDPYFTTLSQQWGEGVRQVFRDLPDLRW
- a CDS encoding N-formylglutamate amidohydrolase, whose translation is MDRVIITCEHGGNQIPTSYRRLFRESKALLDSHRGYDPGSLTMATALADACRAPLVASTTSRLLIDLNRSIGHPQLFSAATRGTPTATRAQIVERHYQPYRAQVERLVGQAVSRGHRVIHISSHSFTPELDGKVRSADVGLLYHPGRRGEAEMCARWKESLAASAPELRVRRNYPYAGKGDGLTSHLRLRFAQRDYVGIELEINQAIVLAAGRHWAALRRVLIDSLGTACAR
- a CDS encoding transglutaminase-like domain-containing protein encodes the protein MQIHVGFEMIYDCPQPTAMIFNLNVHFTRVSDLVGRDELVFDPPVPMAAYRDGFGNWCTRIVAPAGRTRVMANAIVNDTGLPDVIVPEAQQIPVPDLPEDTLVFLLGSRYCETDRLSETAWNLFGQAPTGWGRVQAICDFVHRHVTFGYQHARKTRTALEAFTDRVGVCRDFTHLAVAFCRCMNIPARYCTGYLGDIGVPPVDEPMDFSAWFEVFLGGRWHTFDARHNTPRIGRVLIARGRDAADVALSNTFGPSTLTSFRVWTDEVPAG